The following are encoded in a window of Mycobacterium decipiens genomic DNA:
- a CDS encoding YlbL family protein — translation MNRRILTLLVALVPIVVFGVSLAVVTVPFVSLGPGPTFNTLGEVDGKQVVQIVGTQTHPTSGHLNMTTVSQRDGLTLGEALTLWLSGQEQLVPRDLVYPPGKSREEIDKSNSADFKDSEDSAEYAALGYLKYPRAVTVATVSDPGPSMGKLKSGDAIDAVNGTAVANVEQFTALLKNTKPGQVVTIDFRRKNEPAGVAEITLGTNKDRDYGFMGVAVLDAPWAPFVVDFHLANVGGPSAGLMFSLAVIDKLTTGDLVGSTFVAGTGTISVDGKVGPIGGITHKMEAARSAGATVFLVPAKNCYEATSDNPPGLRLVKVETLSQAVDALHAMTSGAPTPSC, via the coding sequence GTGAACAGGCGGATTTTGACCTTGCTGGTCGCGCTGGTGCCGATCGTGGTGTTCGGTGTGTCGCTCGCCGTGGTGACCGTGCCGTTCGTGTCATTGGGACCCGGCCCGACGTTCAACACGCTCGGCGAGGTGGACGGCAAGCAGGTAGTCCAGATCGTGGGAACCCAAACGCACCCGACGTCGGGCCACCTCAACATGACGACGGTGTCCCAGCGCGACGGTCTGACCCTGGGTGAAGCCTTGACCCTGTGGTTGTCGGGCCAAGAGCAGCTGGTGCCGCGTGATCTCGTCTACCCTCCGGGCAAGTCGCGGGAGGAAATCGACAAGTCCAATAGCGCTGATTTCAAGGATTCCGAGGACAGCGCCGAATACGCCGCCCTCGGATATCTCAAATATCCGCGTGCAGTCACCGTCGCGACGGTTAGCGATCCCGGTCCGTCGATGGGCAAGCTGAAGTCGGGCGATGCCATCGACGCGGTCAACGGCACTGCGGTGGCCAATGTCGAGCAGTTCACCGCATTGCTGAAGAACACCAAGCCCGGACAGGTGGTGACGATCGACTTTCGTCGCAAGAACGAGCCGGCGGGCGTTGCGGAGATCACGCTGGGCACAAACAAGGATCGCGACTACGGCTTCATGGGTGTCGCGGTGCTTGATGCGCCGTGGGCGCCGTTCGTCGTGGACTTCCACCTCGCCAATGTGGGCGGGCCTTCGGCCGGCCTGATGTTCAGTCTGGCGGTTATTGACAAGCTCACCACCGGCGACCTGGTCGGGTCCACGTTCGTCGCGGGCACCGGCACGATCTCGGTCGATGGCAAGGTGGGCCCGATCGGCGGCATCACGCACAAGATGGAGGCCGCGCGGTCTGCGGGTGCGACGGTGTTCCTGGTGCCCGCGAAGAACTGCTACGAGGCGACCTCCGACAACCCGCCGGGCCTGCGGTTGGTAAAGGTTGAGACGCTCAGTCAAGCGGTGGACGCGTTGCACGCAATGACGTCGGGCGCGCCGACGCCGAGTTGCTAG
- a CDS encoding zinc-dependent metalloprotease: MSTVEVMGDVPFGFSSGDDSERDKRGKNDPDSGSGANPLGAFGISGDFDMADLGQIFTRLGEMFGGVGTAMASGKSSGPVNYDLARQVASSSIGFIAPIPASTNTAITDAVHLADTWLNGATSLPAGATSAVGWSPTDWVDNTLQTWKRLCDPMAQQISTVWASSLPEEAKSVAGPLLSIMSQMGGIAFGSQLGQALGRLSREVLTSTDIGLPLGPKGVAAILPNAVESFAAGLEQPRSEILTFLAAREAAHHRLFSHVPWLASQLLGAVEAYAMGMKIDMTGIEELARDFNPTSMADPAAMEQLLSQGVFEPKATPAQTQALERLETLLALIEGWVQTVVTAALGERIPGEAALSETLRRRRASGGPAEQTFATLVGLELRPRKLREAGALWQRLTQAAGMDARDAVWQHPDLLPAADDLDDPAAFIDRIIGGDTSGIDEAIAELERDQDARGINEPGHDGGAVDN, translated from the coding sequence GTGAGTACCGTTGAGGTCATGGGTGACGTGCCTTTCGGCTTCTCCTCCGGAGACGACTCCGAGCGCGACAAGCGCGGGAAGAACGATCCCGATTCCGGATCGGGCGCCAATCCGCTGGGTGCGTTCGGCATCAGCGGAGACTTCGACATGGCCGACCTGGGGCAAATCTTCACCCGGCTGGGTGAGATGTTCGGCGGCGTCGGCACGGCGATGGCCTCGGGCAAGAGTTCGGGTCCGGTGAACTACGACCTGGCCCGACAAGTCGCGTCGAGTTCGATCGGGTTCATCGCGCCCATCCCGGCATCGACGAACACGGCGATCACCGATGCGGTGCACCTGGCCGACACCTGGCTCAACGGGGCAACTTCGCTGCCCGCTGGCGCCACGAGCGCGGTGGGCTGGAGCCCGACCGACTGGGTCGACAACACCTTGCAGACCTGGAAGCGGCTGTGCGATCCCATGGCCCAGCAGATCTCGACGGTGTGGGCGTCGTCGCTGCCGGAAGAGGCCAAGAGCGTGGCCGGCCCGCTGCTGTCGATAATGTCGCAGATGGGCGGCATAGCGTTTGGATCGCAACTGGGCCAGGCGCTGGGCCGGCTGTCCCGCGAGGTGCTGACGTCCACCGACATCGGTCTTCCGCTGGGTCCCAAAGGGGTGGCGGCGATATTGCCCAACGCCGTCGAATCTTTTGCCGCCGGACTTGAGCAGCCCCGCAGCGAGATCCTGACGTTCCTGGCCGCCCGTGAGGCCGCGCATCACCGGCTGTTCAGCCACGTTCCGTGGCTGGCCAGTCAACTGCTCGGCGCCGTCGAGGCCTATGCGATGGGCATGAAGATCGACATGACCGGGATCGAGGAGCTGGCCCGCGATTTTAATCCGACGTCGATGGCCGATCCCGCTGCCATGGAACAACTGCTGAGCCAGGGAGTCTTCGAGCCCAAGGCGACGCCAGCCCAGACGCAGGCATTGGAACGGCTCGAGACACTGCTCGCCCTAATCGAGGGCTGGGTGCAGACCGTGGTAACTGCCGCGCTGGGCGAGCGAATTCCTGGTGAGGCAGCGCTCAGCGAGACGCTGCGCCGACGCCGGGCCAGCGGCGGCCCCGCCGAACAGACGTTCGCGACGCTGGTCGGGCTGGAGCTGCGGCCACGCAAACTGCGGGAGGCCGGCGCGCTGTGGCAGCGCCTCACGCAAGCCGCCGGCATGGACGCCCGCGACGCCGTTTGGCAGCACCCGGACCTGCTGCCCGCCGCCGACGATCTCGACGACCCGGCCGCCTTCATCGACCGCATCATCGGCGGCGACACCAGCGGCATCGACGAAGCGATCGCCGAACTCGAGCGGGACCAAGACGCCCGCGGAATCAACGAGCCCGGCCACGACGGCGGTGCTGTGGATAACTGA
- a CDS encoding ABC1 kinase family protein, with the protein MDDGSVSDIKRGRVARNAKLASIPVGFAGRAALGFGKRLTGKSKDEVTAELMEKAANQLFTVLGELKGGAMKVGQALSVMEAAIPAQFGEPYREALTKLQKDAPPLPATKVHRVLDGQLGTKWRERFSAFDDTPVASASIGQVHKAIWSDGREVAVKIQYPGADEALRADLKTMQRMVGVLKQLSPGADVQGVVDELVARTEMELDYRLEADNQRAFAKGYHGHPRFVVPHVVASAPKVVIQEWIDGVPMAEIIRNGTTEQRDLMGTLLTELTFDAPRRLQLLHGDAHPGNFMLLPDGRMGVIDFGAVAPMPGGFPVELGMTIRLAREKNYDLLLPTMEKAGFIQRGQQVSVREIDEMLRQYVEPVEVEVFHYTRKWLQRMTVSQIDRSVAQIRTARQMDLPAKLAMPMRVIASVGAILCQLDAHVPIRALTQELVPGFAEPDAIVV; encoded by the coding sequence GTGGATGATGGGAGTGTGTCAGACATCAAACGTGGCCGCGTCGCGCGCAATGCGAAGCTGGCCAGCATCCCGGTCGGCTTCGCCGGTCGGGCGGCGCTTGGCTTCGGCAAGCGACTGACCGGCAAGTCGAAAGACGAGGTCACCGCTGAGCTGATGGAGAAGGCCGCCAATCAGCTGTTCACCGTCCTCGGCGAGCTCAAGGGCGGGGCGATGAAGGTCGGCCAGGCGTTGTCGGTGATGGAGGCCGCCATTCCTGCTCAGTTCGGTGAGCCCTACCGGGAAGCGCTGACCAAGCTGCAGAAGGACGCCCCACCGCTGCCCGCCACCAAGGTGCACCGGGTTCTCGATGGACAGCTGGGCACCAAATGGCGGGAACGGTTCAGCGCGTTCGATGACACCCCGGTGGCGTCCGCCAGCATCGGCCAGGTGCACAAAGCGATCTGGTCCGACGGCCGCGAGGTCGCCGTCAAGATCCAATATCCCGGCGCCGACGAGGCGCTGCGCGCGGACCTCAAGACCATGCAGCGAATGGTTGGCGTGCTCAAACAGCTCTCACCGGGCGCCGACGTCCAGGGCGTGGTCGATGAACTGGTGGCACGCACTGAGATGGAACTCGACTACCGGTTGGAGGCCGACAACCAGCGCGCTTTCGCCAAGGGCTATCACGGCCACCCACGCTTCGTGGTGCCTCACGTCGTAGCGAGCGCTCCGAAGGTGGTGATCCAGGAATGGATCGATGGCGTGCCGATGGCAGAGATCATCCGTAATGGGACCACCGAGCAGCGTGACCTGATGGGTACGCTGCTCACCGAACTCACCTTCGACGCACCTCGCCGTCTGCAGTTGCTGCACGGCGATGCCCATCCCGGGAATTTCATGCTGCTGCCGGACGGCAGGATGGGCGTCATCGACTTCGGCGCCGTGGCGCCGATGCCCGGCGGATTCCCCGTGGAGCTCGGGATGACGATTCGACTGGCCCGCGAGAAGAACTATGACCTGCTGTTGCCAACCATGGAGAAGGCCGGGTTCATCCAACGAGGACAACAGGTGTCGGTTCGCGAGATCGACGAGATGCTGCGCCAGTACGTCGAGCCCGTCGAGGTCGAGGTCTTCCACTACACCCGCAAGTGGCTGCAACGAATGACCGTGAGCCAGATCGACCGGTCGGTGGCGCAGATCAGGACTGCGCGGCAAATGGACCTGCCGGCCAAGTTGGCGATGCCGATGCGGGTCATCGCGTCGGTGGGCGCGATCCTTTGCCAGCTGGACGCGCATGTGCCGATCAGGGCACTCACGCAGGAGCTGGTCCCCGGTTTCGCCGAGCCAGACGCCATCGTCGTCTAG
- a CDS encoding TOMM precursor leader peptide-binding protein, with protein sequence MAQSQVMRQAAPSLYSLNPAMPVLLRPDGAVQVGWDPRRAVLVRPPHGLTATGLAALLQSMRSPVPIAELQRQAEDRGLVDGDNLANLVAQLVGAGVATRGHRDSRRRAPSIRVHGRGPLSDLLVQALRCSGARIKHSSQPHAAVTPGAADLVVLSDNLVADPHMVRDLHSAGVPHLAVRVRDGTGLVGPLVIPGVTSCLGCADLHRSDRDAAWPAIAAQLRDTVGVADRATLLATAALALSQVNRVIAAVRGQDMAPDPPSALNATLEFDLNAGSIAARQWTRHPLCPC encoded by the coding sequence ATGGCACAGTCTCAGGTCATGCGGCAGGCCGCGCCTTCTCTGTATTCGTTGAACCCGGCGATGCCGGTGCTGCTGCGGCCCGACGGTGCCGTGCAGGTGGGCTGGGATCCCCGCCGGGCCGTGCTGGTCCGTCCACCGCACGGACTGACCGCGACGGGCTTGGCCGCACTGCTGCAGTCCATGCGATCACCGGTGCCGATAGCCGAGTTGCAGCGCCAAGCCGAGGACCGCGGGTTGGTGGACGGTGACAACCTGGCGAACCTCGTCGCGCAATTGGTTGGCGCCGGTGTGGCGACCCGCGGACACCGGGATTCCCGGCGTCGGGCGCCGTCCATCCGGGTGCACGGTCGCGGGCCGCTGTCAGATTTGCTCGTGCAAGCGCTGCGCTGCTCGGGTGCCCGGATCAAGCACAGCAGCCAACCGCACGCGGCGGTGACTCCCGGCGCCGCGGATCTGGTGGTGCTGTCGGACAATCTGGTGGCCGATCCGCATATGGTGCGCGATCTGCACAGTGCGGGCGTTCCACATCTTGCCGTTCGAGTTCGCGACGGCACCGGGCTGGTCGGACCCCTGGTGATCCCCGGAGTGACCAGCTGCCTGGGTTGCGCGGACCTGCACCGCAGCGACCGCGATGCCGCGTGGCCGGCTATCGCCGCCCAACTGCGGGACACCGTCGGGGTGGCGGACCGGGCCACCCTGCTGGCGACCGCGGCGCTGGCGCTCAGCCAGGTGAACCGTGTGATCGCCGCGGTGCGTGGCCAGGATATGGCCCCGGATCCGCCGTCAGCGCTGAATGCCACCTTGGAGTTCGATCTCAACGCTGGCTCCATAGCGGCCCGTCAATGGACCCGGCATCCGCTGTGTCCGTGTTGA